One window from the genome of Populus alba chromosome 15, ASM523922v2, whole genome shotgun sequence encodes:
- the LOC118056420 gene encoding probable (S)-N-methylcoclaurine 3'-hydroxylase isozyme 2 yields the protein MFDLLAPPFLLLLPLLFFILKRISSPSSKNQSLPPGPKPWPIIGNILHFGKKPHISTANFAKIHGPLISLKLGKQLLIVGSSKRAATEILKSHDRLLSARYVSKAALFENHVLDRIAIVWATQCSDGWKSLRALCRNELFSAKAIESQAVLREKKMGEMVEFIGRREGEVVGIGEVVLVIVFNTIANLLFSVDLIGLEDDGAATGLKSLMWRMMKLGATPNIADFYPILGGLDPQGLKRKMAVCVNQMFDIWGKYIKERRENHVHDGPRSDFLDVFLANGFEDLQINWLALELLSAGTDTTATTVEWAIAELLKNKEVLKKASEEIKRETDTNSLKESHVSQLPYLNACVKETLRLHPPVPFLIPRRALETCKVMEYTIPRDSEVIVNVWAVGRDPSLWEDPLSFKPERFLGSDLDFKGQDFEFLPFGAGRRICPGLPMAAKQVHLIIATLLYYFDWSLPNGEDPAMLDMSEKFGITLQKEQPLLVVPRRRI from the exons ATGTTCGACCTCTTAGCTCCCCCCTTTCTCCTCCTTCtacctcttctcttcttcatcctCAAGCGCATTTCCTCACCCTCTTCTAAAAACCAGTCTCTTCCACCAGGTCCCAAGCCATGGCCTATCATAGGCAACATCCTCCACTTTGGAAAAAAGCCTCATATCTCAACGGCAAACTTTGCCAAAATTCATGGCCCTTTAATCTCACTAAAGCTAGGAAAACAACTTCTCATTGTTGGGTCCTCGAAGAGGGCAGCAACTGAAATTCTGAAATCTCATGACCGTTTGCTCTCTGCTAGATATGTGTCTAAAGCAGCTCTTTTTGAAAACCATGTCCTTGACCGCATAGCAATTGTTTGGGCCACACAGTGCTCTGATGGATGGAAGTCCTTGAGAGCCTTGTGCAGGAACGAGCTATTCTCAGCTAAAGCAATAGAGTCACAAGCTGTtttgagagagaagaagatgggGGAGATGGTGGAATTTATAGGAAGAAGAGAAGGGGAGGTTGTTGGTATTGGAGAAGTTGtgcttgttattgtttttaacaCAATAGCTAACCTTTTATTCTCTGTAGATTTGATTGGATTGGAAGATGATGGAGCCGCTACTGGGTTGAAAAGCCTTATGTGGAGGATGATGAAGTTGGGGGCTACTCCAAATATTGCGGATTTTTATCCTATACTTGGAGGTTTAGATCCTCAAGGTCTAAAAAGAAAGATGGCAGTATGTGTTAATCAAATGTTTGACATATGGGGAAAATACATcaaggaaagaagagaaaaccaTGTCCACGATGGTCCAAGAAGCGATTTCTTGGATGTTTTTCTTGCGAACGGATTCGAAGATCTTCAGATCAATTGGTTGGCTCTG GAGCTGCTCAGTGCAGGCACAGACACAACAGCCACGACAGTAGAGTGGGCAATTGCTGAGCTGCTGAAGAACAAAGAAGTCTTGAAGAAAGCAAGCGAGGAGATAAAGAGAGAAACAGACACGAATTCGTTGAAAGAATCCCATGTCTCTCAACTTCCTTACTTGAATGCTTGTGTAAAGGAAACACTCAGGTTACATCCTCCCGTCCCATTTCTTATTCCACGCAGAGCTCTTGAGACCTGTAAGGTTATGGAGTACACGATTCCAAGAGATTCTGAAGTGATTGTGAATGTTTGGGCTGTAGGGCGTGATCCCTCGCTCTGGGAAGACCCTTTATCGTTCAAGCCTGAAAGGTTCCTCGGCTCTGATCTGGACTTCAAGGGGCAGGATTTCGAGTTTCTACCCTTTGGTGCAGGAAGAAGAATTTGCCCTGGACTACCCATGGCCGCTAAGCAAGTTCATTTGATTATCGCCACTTTGTTGTATTACTTCGATTGGTCTCTCCCAAACGGTGAGGATCCAGCTATGTTAGACATGAGTGAAAAGTTTGGCATAACATTGCAGAAGGAACAGCCTCTACTTGTTGTTCCTAGACGAAGAATTTGA